In a single window of the Octopus sinensis linkage group LG1, ASM634580v1, whole genome shotgun sequence genome:
- the LOC115216382 gene encoding uncharacterized protein LOC115216382 yields MSSMKDNDVLIMAGDFSGLGEYVNGFHGMLEFCDINDLLICNTNCRKPAIYLITYQSGGLTCQIDFISTINKDRWMLMNAKSSPGEKCTIQHRLVVRRIQKHKPIWKRRLWKFKDSSNGQKVKDVLN; encoded by the coding sequence ATGTCATCGATGAAAGACAATGATGTTCTCATTATGGCAGGGGACTTCAGTGGTCTTGGGGAGTACGTGAATGGATTTCATGGCATGCTGGAGTTTTGTGATATAAATGACTTATTGATTTGCAATACCAACTGCAGGAAACCTGCCATCTATTTGATCACTTATCAATCTGGTGGGCTCACTTGCCAGATTGACTTCATTTCCACCATAAACAAGGACAGGTGGATGCTCATGAATGCAAAGTCCTCTCCAGGTGAAAAATGTACAATTCAACATAGGTTAGTGGTTAGAAGGATCCAGAAACACAAACCGATATGGAAAAGGAGGTTATGGAAGTTCAAAGATTCTTCAAATGGGCAGAAAGTTAAAGATGTTCTTAACTAA